The Exiguobacterium aurantiacum DSM 6208 genome includes a window with the following:
- a CDS encoding ABC transporter ATP-binding protein, with translation MIDQYQLDPVRRKKTIRSLVGYAKQVKRSIILGLLLLFLAVGAELAGPYIAKIIIDDHIVAIERDWVQVESGGSVSFDGNSYEKESRLDGEAVVRPVSIVQTTDGYYLVPDAVMNGGVREVADGVLTITRSEETATYANIVPLSSTDVFQFYETDLRAVLILSGLYVVLLLIAAGLNWGQQMLLQRSAHTIVKTMRLDVMRHLQTIPVRYFDQTPIGKIVSRVTNDTETIRDLYLGVLARVFQSVVMMIGVLIAMFFLDVRLGLVSLIIIPVVIVWIKLFQRLSTRNNFRVRALVADMNAQLNESIQTMPIIQSYVKEDLVYDEFNEKNSDNFQTRRKLLKLDALMSHNLVNFFRNMALALLIWVVGAQTLGTGSVLTLGILYAYIDYVSRIFEPVTQIMNQLSPLQQALVSADRMFQLLDEKGEDVSGERIPRFKGEVEFKDVSFSYEAGKPVLQHIDIHASPGETIALVGHTGSGKSSIMNLLMRFYDPSEGTLNIDGLDVTKLPTQAVRDHLGIVLQDPFLFTGSIKTNVTLGDETISDDRIWQALTAVGADRFVKQLPQGLDEPVIERGASLSSGERQLISFARALVFDPAILVLDEATASVDSETEALIQEALKTLTKGRTTFVIAHRLSTIREADQILVLDHGHIIERGNHQSLIAFGGVYARMHELQSKQQSIS, from the coding sequence ATGATCGATCAATATCAATTAGATCCAGTCCGCAGGAAGAAGACGATTCGCTCACTCGTCGGCTATGCCAAACAAGTGAAGCGCTCCATCATCCTTGGTCTGTTGTTACTCTTTTTAGCGGTCGGTGCGGAACTCGCGGGACCGTATATCGCAAAAATCATCATCGATGACCATATTGTCGCCATCGAGCGCGATTGGGTCCAAGTTGAATCAGGCGGTAGCGTCTCATTCGATGGAAATTCTTATGAGAAAGAATCGAGACTCGACGGGGAGGCGGTCGTAAGACCGGTCTCGATCGTCCAGACGACAGACGGATACTACCTCGTACCGGATGCCGTCATGAACGGGGGTGTCCGTGAAGTTGCCGACGGTGTCCTCACGATCACACGCAGTGAGGAAACAGCGACGTATGCGAATATCGTGCCGCTCTCATCGACCGACGTGTTCCAATTTTATGAAACGGATTTGCGGGCGGTCCTCATCTTATCGGGGCTTTACGTCGTCTTGCTTCTCATCGCGGCCGGGTTGAACTGGGGACAACAGATGCTTCTCCAACGGTCGGCCCATACAATTGTCAAGACGATGCGGCTCGACGTCATGCGGCACTTACAGACGATTCCGGTCCGTTACTTTGACCAGACTCCGATCGGGAAAATTGTCAGCCGTGTCACGAACGACACCGAGACGATTCGCGACTTGTATTTAGGCGTACTCGCGCGCGTGTTCCAAAGTGTCGTCATGATGATCGGTGTTTTGATCGCCATGTTCTTCCTAGACGTGCGCCTCGGCCTCGTCTCGCTCATCATCATCCCGGTCGTCATCGTCTGGATCAAGCTGTTCCAGCGCTTGTCGACTCGAAACAACTTCCGTGTCCGGGCGCTCGTCGCCGACATGAACGCCCAGTTGAACGAGAGCATTCAAACGATGCCGATCATCCAATCGTATGTGAAAGAAGACCTGGTGTATGACGAGTTCAACGAGAAGAACAGCGATAACTTCCAAACACGACGGAAGCTATTAAAACTCGATGCGCTCATGTCGCACAACTTGGTCAACTTCTTCCGCAACATGGCGCTCGCCCTCCTCATTTGGGTCGTCGGTGCACAGACACTCGGAACGGGCAGTGTGCTCACGCTCGGGATACTGTACGCGTATATCGATTACGTGTCACGGATCTTTGAGCCGGTGACGCAAATCATGAACCAGTTGTCGCCGTTGCAACAAGCGCTCGTCTCGGCCGACCGGATGTTCCAACTGCTCGATGAAAAAGGAGAAGACGTGTCAGGCGAACGTATTCCACGCTTTAAAGGAGAGGTCGAATTTAAAGACGTGTCGTTCAGCTATGAGGCCGGCAAGCCGGTGCTGCAACACATCGATATTCATGCTTCTCCGGGCGAGACGATTGCCCTCGTCGGTCATACCGGCAGCGGCAAGAGTTCCATCATGAACTTGCTCATGCGGTTCTATGACCCGTCGGAAGGAACGCTCAACATCGACGGGTTGGACGTGACGAAACTGCCGACGCAGGCCGTCCGTGACCATCTCGGCATCGTATTACAAGACCCGTTCCTCTTTACAGGGTCGATTAAAACGAACGTGACGCTCGGCGACGAGACGATTTCGGACGATCGGATATGGCAAGCGTTGACGGCCGTCGGAGCCGACCGTTTCGTCAAACAGCTGCCACAGGGGCTTGATGAGCCGGTCATCGAGCGCGGTGCCTCGCTCTCGAGCGGGGAACGCCAACTGATCAGCTTTGCCCGTGCCCTCGTCTTCGACCCGGCCATCCTCGTCTTAGACGAGGCGACGGCGAGCGTCGACTCGGAAACGGAAGCGCTCATTCAAGAAGCGCTCAAGACGCTCACGAAAGGGCGGACAACGTTCGTCATCGCTCACCGCTTGTCGACGATTCGTGAAGCCGATCAAATCCTCGTCCTCGACCACGGTCACATCATCGAGCGCGGTAACCATCAGTCGCTCATCGCCTTCGGAGGCGTTTACGCCCGCATGCATGAGCTGCAAAGCAAACAACAATCCATCAGTTGA
- a CDS encoding ABC transporter ATP-binding protein codes for MKLIKQLDWFIKRQKRTYIIAIILLIITGFVDMLPPWIIGQAIDAIREGSLTTERLIVIVGSLLGIMVLSYVMSYLWIARLFGTAFLLEKKLRGRFFGHLLRQTPRFYQQHRTGDLMALATNDLKAVERTAGFGVMTLVDSFNMTLIALTIMGVFIDWKLTLAALLPMPLLAWSMNKLGRQIHARFTAAQDAFGVMNDQVVESISGLRVVRSFVQEEADTKKFDTITDDVMAKNMHVAKIDVLFEPVIKLLVGLSYLIGLSFGTYLVFTNDITLGQLVSFNIYLGMLIWPMYAFGELINVVQRGTASLERIEATMNEEPDVVSSGSVEMEAPEKITFKSLTFEYPGANRPSLEDIVLHVSRGETIGIVGPTGAGKTTLLRQLIREYPIDDSLLINGVPISDIKLETVRGWSGYVSQEHLLFSKTVRDNILFGSDGATEAELQTAIRLAAFDTDIEHLENGLDTVVGEQGVMLSGGQKQRLSIARALLKNPEILLLDDSLSAVDAKTEARIIDSVRTSRAEQTTFIVAHRLSAVAHADQILVLQDGRVTERGTHDQLMERRGWYYEQYVRQGETE; via the coding sequence GTGAAACTGATTAAACAATTGGATTGGTTTATTAAAAGACAAAAACGGACGTATATCATCGCTATCATCTTACTGATCATCACCGGATTCGTCGATATGCTTCCGCCGTGGATCATCGGCCAAGCCATCGATGCGATCCGCGAAGGGAGTCTGACGACGGAGCGACTGATCGTCATCGTCGGGTCGCTCCTCGGGATCATGGTGTTGTCGTACGTCATGTCGTATTTATGGATTGCCCGCCTGTTCGGCACGGCGTTCTTGCTCGAGAAAAAACTACGGGGGCGCTTCTTCGGTCATTTGCTCCGGCAGACGCCGCGGTTTTATCAACAGCATCGCACAGGTGACTTGATGGCGCTCGCGACGAACGATTTGAAAGCGGTGGAACGGACGGCCGGGTTTGGAGTTATGACGCTCGTCGATTCGTTCAACATGACGCTCATCGCCTTGACCATCATGGGGGTGTTCATTGACTGGAAACTGACGCTCGCAGCCCTGTTGCCGATGCCGCTCCTCGCTTGGTCGATGAACAAGCTCGGCCGACAGATCCACGCCCGCTTCACGGCGGCGCAAGACGCGTTCGGCGTCATGAACGATCAAGTCGTCGAGTCGATTTCAGGACTTCGCGTCGTGCGCTCGTTCGTCCAAGAAGAGGCGGACACGAAAAAATTCGACACGATCACGGACGATGTCATGGCGAAAAACATGCACGTCGCCAAAATCGACGTCTTGTTCGAACCGGTCATCAAGTTGCTCGTCGGACTGAGCTATTTGATCGGGCTGTCGTTCGGGACGTATCTCGTCTTCACGAACGACATCACGCTCGGACAACTCGTCTCGTTCAATATTTATTTAGGGATGCTCATTTGGCCGATGTACGCGTTCGGAGAATTGATCAACGTCGTCCAACGAGGCACGGCGAGCCTTGAACGGATCGAGGCCACGATGAATGAAGAGCCGGACGTCGTCTCGAGCGGTTCCGTCGAGATGGAGGCACCGGAGAAAATCACGTTCAAGTCTCTTACGTTCGAGTACCCAGGGGCGAATCGGCCCTCACTCGAGGACATCGTCTTGCACGTTTCGCGCGGCGAGACGATTGGGATCGTCGGACCGACCGGGGCTGGGAAGACGACGCTCTTGCGCCAATTGATCCGTGAGTATCCGATCGATGACTCGCTCCTCATTAACGGTGTACCGATCTCAGACATCAAACTCGAGACGGTTCGGGGTTGGAGCGGCTACGTGTCTCAAGAACATCTATTGTTCTCGAAGACGGTGCGCGACAACATCTTGTTCGGATCGGACGGGGCGACGGAGGCCGAGCTGCAAACGGCAATTCGACTCGCTGCTTTCGACACCGACATCGAACATTTGGAGAACGGACTCGACACAGTTGTCGGGGAGCAAGGCGTCATGCTGTCAGGTGGACAGAAACAACGCCTGTCGATCGCGCGTGCCTTGCTCAAAAACCCAGAAATTTTATTGCTCGACGACTCGCTCTCGGCGGTCGATGCGAAGACGGAAGCTCGTATCATTGACTCGGTGCGCACGAGCCGCGCTGAACAGACGACGTTCATCGTCGCCCATAGATTGTCAGCCGTCGCCCATGCCGACCAGATTCTCGTCTTGCAGGACGGTCGCGTCACGGAACGCGGCACGCACGACCAACTGATGGAACGACGCGGTTGGTACTACGAACAATACGTTCGACAAGGAGAGACGGAGTAA